In Thermoanaerobaculia bacterium, a single genomic region encodes these proteins:
- a CDS encoding PLD nuclease N-terminal domain-containing protein: MPLSLAFVFGRVYGCASLLVLALDVYSIVQIAESGRSTARKVIWILLVIFFPLGGAILWLLFGKK, from the coding sequence ATGCCGCTTTCGCTCGCTTTCGTCTTCGGCCGCGTGTACGGATGCGCGTCGCTCCTCGTGCTCGCACTCGACGTCTATTCGATCGTCCAGATCGCGGAAAGCGGCCGCTCGACCGCCCGCAAGGTGATCTGGATCCTGCTGGTGATCTTTTTCCCGCTGGGCGGGGCCATCCTCTGGCTCCTCTTCGGGAAGAAATGA
- a CDS encoding acyl-CoA dehydrogenase family protein, with the protein MIRELLTPENRDWVERARECAEKYVAPHAAEWDRTAEYPWSAVEGLKKYDLFKVWIPKEYGGAGGGVLNLCLVVEELSKVCGGFGVLYAVNSLGSFPIILGGTEEQKHEWLPKIAGGEKLIAFGLSEKKSGSDAGSLSCRAERQPDGSFVVNGEKKWNTNGNAASLYTVYASTNPERGSRGITAFLVEKGHPGFRIGKKEDLMGIRCVPVHELHFENCSIPEAQILGGKEGGGFANAMMTLDRARPAVAAQALGLAQGALDLAIRYTRDRQQFGQSVASFQGVQWMLADMATRIEAARQLIYAAASAIDAGVKGFSKYSAMCKVFATDVAMEVTTNAVQLFGGYGYCKDYPIEKYMRDAKITQIYEGTNQIQRLVIGRAITKEAAG; encoded by the coding sequence ATGATCCGCGAATTGCTCACCCCCGAGAACCGAGACTGGGTCGAGCGCGCCAGGGAGTGCGCCGAGAAATACGTCGCGCCGCACGCCGCCGAATGGGACCGGACCGCCGAGTACCCGTGGTCCGCCGTCGAGGGATTGAAGAAATACGACCTGTTCAAGGTCTGGATCCCGAAGGAATACGGGGGCGCCGGCGGGGGCGTGCTCAACCTCTGCCTGGTCGTGGAGGAGCTCTCGAAGGTGTGCGGGGGGTTCGGCGTCCTGTACGCCGTCAATTCGCTCGGCTCGTTCCCGATCATCCTCGGGGGCACGGAAGAACAGAAGCACGAATGGCTGCCGAAGATCGCGGGGGGCGAGAAGCTGATCGCGTTCGGGCTCTCGGAGAAGAAATCCGGCTCGGACGCGGGCTCGCTCTCCTGCCGCGCCGAGCGCCAGCCGGACGGGAGCTTCGTGGTCAACGGCGAGAAGAAGTGGAACACGAACGGCAACGCGGCGTCGCTCTACACCGTCTACGCGTCCACGAATCCGGAGCGCGGCTCGCGCGGCATCACCGCGTTCCTCGTCGAGAAAGGCCATCCCGGGTTCCGGATCGGGAAGAAGGAAGACCTGATGGGGATCCGGTGCGTCCCCGTCCACGAGCTGCACTTCGAGAACTGCTCGATTCCCGAAGCGCAGATCCTCGGCGGCAAGGAGGGCGGCGGATTCGCCAACGCCATGATGACGCTCGATCGGGCGCGCCCCGCCGTCGCCGCGCAGGCGCTCGGCCTCGCGCAGGGCGCCCTCGATCTCGCGATCCGCTACACGCGCGACCGGCAGCAGTTCGGCCAGTCCGTCGCCTCGTTCCAGGGCGTGCAGTGGATGCTCGCCGACATGGCGACGCGGATCGAGGCCGCCCGTCAGCTCATCTATGCCGCCGCTTCTGCGATCGACGCCGGCGTGAAGGGTTTCAGCAAGTACTCCGCGATGTGCAAGGTCTTCGCGACCGACGTCGCCATGGAAGTGACGACCAATGCCGTGCAGCTCTTCGGCGGGTACGGGTACTGCAAGGACTATCCGATCGAGAAGTACATGCGCGACGCCAAGATCACGCAGATCTACGAGGGAACCAACCAGATCCAGCGGCTCGTGATCGGTCGCGCCATCACCAAAGAAGCCGCCGGCTAG